Proteins encoded in a region of the Prunus persica cultivar Lovell chromosome G4, Prunus_persica_NCBIv2, whole genome shotgun sequence genome:
- the LOC18778301 gene encoding G-type lectin S-receptor-like serine/threonine-protein kinase At4g27290 isoform X3 produces the protein MAGKLKIQGRLLYNMWLHLLCSSLLLITTAIIVSTAEDTSTFQSIADGETVVSTGATFELGFFSAGASKSRYVAIWYKKIPVATIVWIANRDTPLTGSSGVLKVSSPGILVLVDQKNTTVWSSNTSSSAQNPVGKLLDSGNLVVIDGNDHNDTEKYLWQSFDYPGDTLLPGMKLGRNKITGFNWHLTPWKSPQDPSPGNYTYQLGPDGYHELIVREGSVIKYRTGPWNGIQFSGMHNLNSDHTNTYGFVLDDDEEVYYGYKLLNSSILSKLALTQDGLLQSYTWSDENQGWVLYLTAQVDICDSYGLCGPNGACSVENSPVCGCLEGFTPNFRQDRDLVDWSYGCVRKTPPSCSGDIFKKYSGMKLPNTEQSWYNSSMNLKECEMMCMNSFCSCTAFANLDVRDGGRGCLLWFSDLIDIRYSTGNGQDVYIRMAASELDQGSNTDTNAKTSKSNVKKVRIIVTSTVLSTVLLILGLTLLLYVWKKQHQKYGKPRSSQKEDMELPLFDLAAVVRATNSFSNDSKLGEGGFGSVFKGTLKDGQEIAAKRLSKHSTQGLNELKNEVTHIAKLQHRNLVKLLGCCIQEDEMMLIYEFMPNKSLDFFIFDQRKSMMLDWPKRFDIINGIARGLLYLHQDSRLRVIHRDLKASNVLLDSGFNPKISDFGLARSFAENETNAKTKKVVGT, from the exons ATGGctggaaaattgaaaatccaGGGAAGGCTTTTATATAATATGTGGTTGCATCTTTTGTGCTCCTCTTTGCTGCTCATCACAACAGCAATAATAGTTTCCACAGCAGAAGACACAAGCACATTTCAGTCCATTGCAGATGGTGAGACCGTAGTTTCGACAGGGGCAACCTTTGAGCTTGGATTCTTCAGCGCCGGTGCTTCAAAAAGCCGGTACGTGGCGATATGGTACAAGAAGATACCGGTTGCCACCATTGTATGGATTGCCAACAGAGACACACCCCTCACAGGTTCATCAGGTGTACTCAAGGTAAGCAGCCCTGGAATTCTTGTCCTTGTTGACCAAAAGAACACTACAGTTTGGTCTTCCAACACATCAAGTTCTGCACAGAATCCGGTGGGAAAACTTTTGGATTCGGGAAATCTTGTTGTGATAGATGGCAATGATCATAATGACACTGAGAAATACTTATGGCAGAGTTTTGATTACCCAGGTGATACATTACTACCGGGTATGAAGCTTGGTAGGAACAAAATCACAGGTTTCAATTGGCATCTTACACCATGGAAAAGCCCCCAGGATCCTTCTCCAGGAAATTATACATATCAGCTTGGACCTGATGGATACCATGAATTAATTGTGAGGGAGGGTTCTGTTATAAAGTATCGGACTGGACCATGGAATGGGATCCAATTTAGTGGGATGCATAATTTAAATTCAGACCATACAAACACATATGGTTTTGTgttggatgatgatgaagaagtatATTATGGTTATAAGCTTCTCAACAGTTCAATTCTTTCAAAGCTGGCTTTAACTCAAGATGGGCTTCTGCAAAGCTACACCTGGAGTGATGAAAACCAAGGTTGGGTCCTTTATCTAACAGCACAGGTTGATATCTGTGACAGCTATGGACTATGTGGTCCAAATGGTGCATGCAGTGTTGAAAACTCCCCAGTATGTGGCTGCTTGGAAGGATTTACACCGAACTTTCGACAAGACCGGGACTTGGTGGATTGGTCATATGGCTGTGTGAGAAAGACTCCACCGAGTTGCAGTGGAGACATCTTTAAGAAGTACTCTGGGATGAAATTGCCAAATACAGAACAATCCTGGTATAACTCAAGTATGAACCTCAAGGAATGTGAGATGATGTGCATGAACAGCTTCTGCTCCTGCACTGCTTTTGCGAATTTGGATGTCCGGGATGGAGGAAGGGGGTGCTTGCTGTGGTTCAGCGACCTGATTGATATAAGATATTCCACTGGAAATGGGCAAGATGTTTACATAAGAATGGCTGCGTCAGAACTAG ATCAAGGAAGCAATACAGACACCAATGCTAAAACCTCTAAATCCAATGTGAAAAAAGTGAGAATCATAGTAACCAGTACTGTGTTGTCTACTGTACTGCTGATCCTGGGGCTAACATTGCTATTATATGTGTGGAAGAAGCAGCACCAAAAATATG GAAAACCGAGGTCCAGCCAAAAGGAAGATATGGAATTACCATTATTTGACTTGGCTGCTGTTGTTCGTGCAACCAATAGCTTTTCAAACGACAGTAAACTTGGAGAAGGTGGTTTTGGATCAGTCTTCAAG GGTACACTGAAAGATGGACAAGAAATAGCTGCGAAAAGGCTCTCAAAACATTCTACACAAGGACTCAATGAGTTGAAGAATGAGGTTACACATATTGCCAAACTTCAGCACAGGAATCTAGTGAAGCTTTTAGGATGCTGCATTCAAGAAGATGAAATGATGCTGATCTACGAGTTCATGCCTAACAAAAGCTTagacttctttatttttg atcaaagaaaaagcatGATGCTAGATTGGCCCAAGCGCTTTGACATTATTAATGGAATTGCTCGGGGGCTCCTCTATCTTCATCAGGATTCTAGACTGAGAGTAATTCATAGAGATCTGAAAGCCAGTAACGTTTTATTAGACAGTGGatttaacccaaaaatctcAGACTTTGGCCTGGCAAGGAGTTTTgcagaaaatgaaacaaatgcaAAAACCAAGAAAGTGGTTGGAACATA A
- the LOC18778301 gene encoding G-type lectin S-receptor-like serine/threonine-protein kinase At4g27290 isoform X2, with protein MAGKLKIQGRLLYNMWLHLLCSSLLLITTAIIVSTAEDTSTFQSIADGETVVSTGATFELGFFSAGASKSRYVAIWYKKIPVATIVWIANRDTPLTGSSGVLKVSSPGILVLVDQKNTTVWSSNTSSSAQNPVGKLLDSGNLVVIDGNDHNDTEKYLWQSFDYPGDTLLPGMKLGRNKITGFNWHLTPWKSPQDPSPGNYTYQLGPDGYHELIVREGSVIKYRTGPWNGIQFSGMHNLNSDHTNTYGFVLDDDEEVYYGYKLLNSSILSKLALTQDGLLQSYTWSDENQGWVLYLTAQVDICDSYGLCGPNGACSVENSPVCGCLEGFTPNFRQDRDLVDWSYGCVRKTPPSCSGDIFKKYSGMKLPNTEQSWYNSSMNLKECEMMCMNSFCSCTAFANLDVRDGGRGCLLWFSDLIDIRYSTGNGQDVYIRMAASELDQGSNTDTNAKTSKSNVKKVRIIVTSTVLSTVLLILGLTLLLYVWKKQHQKYGKPRSSQKEDMELPLFDLAAVVRATNSFSNDSKLGEGGFGSVFKGTLKDGQEIAAKRLSKHSTQGLNELKNEVTHIAKLQHRNLVKLLGCCIQEDEMMLIYEFMPNKSLDFFIFDQRKSMMLDWPKRFDIINGIARGLLYLHQDSRLRVIHRDLKASNVLLDSGFNPKISDFGLARSFAENETNAKTKKVVGTYGYMSPEYAIDGFYSTKSDVYSFGVLVLEIVSGKRNRGFTHPGHSLNLLGHKAGPLKCLIHQ; from the exons ATGGctggaaaattgaaaatccaGGGAAGGCTTTTATATAATATGTGGTTGCATCTTTTGTGCTCCTCTTTGCTGCTCATCACAACAGCAATAATAGTTTCCACAGCAGAAGACACAAGCACATTTCAGTCCATTGCAGATGGTGAGACCGTAGTTTCGACAGGGGCAACCTTTGAGCTTGGATTCTTCAGCGCCGGTGCTTCAAAAAGCCGGTACGTGGCGATATGGTACAAGAAGATACCGGTTGCCACCATTGTATGGATTGCCAACAGAGACACACCCCTCACAGGTTCATCAGGTGTACTCAAGGTAAGCAGCCCTGGAATTCTTGTCCTTGTTGACCAAAAGAACACTACAGTTTGGTCTTCCAACACATCAAGTTCTGCACAGAATCCGGTGGGAAAACTTTTGGATTCGGGAAATCTTGTTGTGATAGATGGCAATGATCATAATGACACTGAGAAATACTTATGGCAGAGTTTTGATTACCCAGGTGATACATTACTACCGGGTATGAAGCTTGGTAGGAACAAAATCACAGGTTTCAATTGGCATCTTACACCATGGAAAAGCCCCCAGGATCCTTCTCCAGGAAATTATACATATCAGCTTGGACCTGATGGATACCATGAATTAATTGTGAGGGAGGGTTCTGTTATAAAGTATCGGACTGGACCATGGAATGGGATCCAATTTAGTGGGATGCATAATTTAAATTCAGACCATACAAACACATATGGTTTTGTgttggatgatgatgaagaagtatATTATGGTTATAAGCTTCTCAACAGTTCAATTCTTTCAAAGCTGGCTTTAACTCAAGATGGGCTTCTGCAAAGCTACACCTGGAGTGATGAAAACCAAGGTTGGGTCCTTTATCTAACAGCACAGGTTGATATCTGTGACAGCTATGGACTATGTGGTCCAAATGGTGCATGCAGTGTTGAAAACTCCCCAGTATGTGGCTGCTTGGAAGGATTTACACCGAACTTTCGACAAGACCGGGACTTGGTGGATTGGTCATATGGCTGTGTGAGAAAGACTCCACCGAGTTGCAGTGGAGACATCTTTAAGAAGTACTCTGGGATGAAATTGCCAAATACAGAACAATCCTGGTATAACTCAAGTATGAACCTCAAGGAATGTGAGATGATGTGCATGAACAGCTTCTGCTCCTGCACTGCTTTTGCGAATTTGGATGTCCGGGATGGAGGAAGGGGGTGCTTGCTGTGGTTCAGCGACCTGATTGATATAAGATATTCCACTGGAAATGGGCAAGATGTTTACATAAGAATGGCTGCGTCAGAACTAG ATCAAGGAAGCAATACAGACACCAATGCTAAAACCTCTAAATCCAATGTGAAAAAAGTGAGAATCATAGTAACCAGTACTGTGTTGTCTACTGTACTGCTGATCCTGGGGCTAACATTGCTATTATATGTGTGGAAGAAGCAGCACCAAAAATATG GAAAACCGAGGTCCAGCCAAAAGGAAGATATGGAATTACCATTATTTGACTTGGCTGCTGTTGTTCGTGCAACCAATAGCTTTTCAAACGACAGTAAACTTGGAGAAGGTGGTTTTGGATCAGTCTTCAAG GGTACACTGAAAGATGGACAAGAAATAGCTGCGAAAAGGCTCTCAAAACATTCTACACAAGGACTCAATGAGTTGAAGAATGAGGTTACACATATTGCCAAACTTCAGCACAGGAATCTAGTGAAGCTTTTAGGATGCTGCATTCAAGAAGATGAAATGATGCTGATCTACGAGTTCATGCCTAACAAAAGCTTagacttctttatttttg atcaaagaaaaagcatGATGCTAGATTGGCCCAAGCGCTTTGACATTATTAATGGAATTGCTCGGGGGCTCCTCTATCTTCATCAGGATTCTAGACTGAGAGTAATTCATAGAGATCTGAAAGCCAGTAACGTTTTATTAGACAGTGGatttaacccaaaaatctcAGACTTTGGCCTGGCAAGGAGTTTTgcagaaaatgaaacaaatgcaAAAACCAAGAAAGTGGTTGGAACATA TGGTTATATGTCCCCAGAATATGCAATTGATGGGTTCTACTCGACAAAATCTGACGTCTATAGCTTTGGTGTGTTGGTGCTAGAGATAGTGAGTGGGAAGAGAAACAGAGGATTCACTCATCCAGGCCACAGCCTCAACCTTCTTGGACAT AAGGCAGGTCCATTGAAGTGCTTGATACATCAGTAG
- the LOC18778301 gene encoding G-type lectin S-receptor-like serine/threonine-protein kinase At4g27290 isoform X1, with product MAGKLKIQGRLLYNMWLHLLCSSLLLITTAIIVSTAEDTSTFQSIADGETVVSTGATFELGFFSAGASKSRYVAIWYKKIPVATIVWIANRDTPLTGSSGVLKVSSPGILVLVDQKNTTVWSSNTSSSAQNPVGKLLDSGNLVVIDGNDHNDTEKYLWQSFDYPGDTLLPGMKLGRNKITGFNWHLTPWKSPQDPSPGNYTYQLGPDGYHELIVREGSVIKYRTGPWNGIQFSGMHNLNSDHTNTYGFVLDDDEEVYYGYKLLNSSILSKLALTQDGLLQSYTWSDENQGWVLYLTAQVDICDSYGLCGPNGACSVENSPVCGCLEGFTPNFRQDRDLVDWSYGCVRKTPPSCSGDIFKKYSGMKLPNTEQSWYNSSMNLKECEMMCMNSFCSCTAFANLDVRDGGRGCLLWFSDLIDIRYSTGNGQDVYIRMAASELDQGSNTDTNAKTSKSNVKKVRIIVTSTVLSTVLLILGLTLLLYVWKKQHQKYGKPRSSQKEDMELPLFDLAAVVRATNSFSNDSKLGEGGFGSVFKGTLKDGQEIAAKRLSKHSTQGLNELKNEVTHIAKLQHRNLVKLLGCCIQEDEMMLIYEFMPNKSLDFFIFDQRKSMMLDWPKRFDIINGIARGLLYLHQDSRLRVIHRDLKASNVLLDSGFNPKISDFGLARSFAENETNAKTKKVVGTYGYMSPEYAIDGFYSTKSDVYSFGVLVLEIVSGKRNRGFTHPGHSLNLLGHAWMLCTEGRSIEVLDTSVGDSSDPHEVLRSIHVGLLCVQRNPADRPSMPAAVVMLSGEGSLPQPQKPGFYSERDLNELEVDPSSKAFSANEITFTLMEAR from the exons ATGGctggaaaattgaaaatccaGGGAAGGCTTTTATATAATATGTGGTTGCATCTTTTGTGCTCCTCTTTGCTGCTCATCACAACAGCAATAATAGTTTCCACAGCAGAAGACACAAGCACATTTCAGTCCATTGCAGATGGTGAGACCGTAGTTTCGACAGGGGCAACCTTTGAGCTTGGATTCTTCAGCGCCGGTGCTTCAAAAAGCCGGTACGTGGCGATATGGTACAAGAAGATACCGGTTGCCACCATTGTATGGATTGCCAACAGAGACACACCCCTCACAGGTTCATCAGGTGTACTCAAGGTAAGCAGCCCTGGAATTCTTGTCCTTGTTGACCAAAAGAACACTACAGTTTGGTCTTCCAACACATCAAGTTCTGCACAGAATCCGGTGGGAAAACTTTTGGATTCGGGAAATCTTGTTGTGATAGATGGCAATGATCATAATGACACTGAGAAATACTTATGGCAGAGTTTTGATTACCCAGGTGATACATTACTACCGGGTATGAAGCTTGGTAGGAACAAAATCACAGGTTTCAATTGGCATCTTACACCATGGAAAAGCCCCCAGGATCCTTCTCCAGGAAATTATACATATCAGCTTGGACCTGATGGATACCATGAATTAATTGTGAGGGAGGGTTCTGTTATAAAGTATCGGACTGGACCATGGAATGGGATCCAATTTAGTGGGATGCATAATTTAAATTCAGACCATACAAACACATATGGTTTTGTgttggatgatgatgaagaagtatATTATGGTTATAAGCTTCTCAACAGTTCAATTCTTTCAAAGCTGGCTTTAACTCAAGATGGGCTTCTGCAAAGCTACACCTGGAGTGATGAAAACCAAGGTTGGGTCCTTTATCTAACAGCACAGGTTGATATCTGTGACAGCTATGGACTATGTGGTCCAAATGGTGCATGCAGTGTTGAAAACTCCCCAGTATGTGGCTGCTTGGAAGGATTTACACCGAACTTTCGACAAGACCGGGACTTGGTGGATTGGTCATATGGCTGTGTGAGAAAGACTCCACCGAGTTGCAGTGGAGACATCTTTAAGAAGTACTCTGGGATGAAATTGCCAAATACAGAACAATCCTGGTATAACTCAAGTATGAACCTCAAGGAATGTGAGATGATGTGCATGAACAGCTTCTGCTCCTGCACTGCTTTTGCGAATTTGGATGTCCGGGATGGAGGAAGGGGGTGCTTGCTGTGGTTCAGCGACCTGATTGATATAAGATATTCCACTGGAAATGGGCAAGATGTTTACATAAGAATGGCTGCGTCAGAACTAG ATCAAGGAAGCAATACAGACACCAATGCTAAAACCTCTAAATCCAATGTGAAAAAAGTGAGAATCATAGTAACCAGTACTGTGTTGTCTACTGTACTGCTGATCCTGGGGCTAACATTGCTATTATATGTGTGGAAGAAGCAGCACCAAAAATATG GAAAACCGAGGTCCAGCCAAAAGGAAGATATGGAATTACCATTATTTGACTTGGCTGCTGTTGTTCGTGCAACCAATAGCTTTTCAAACGACAGTAAACTTGGAGAAGGTGGTTTTGGATCAGTCTTCAAG GGTACACTGAAAGATGGACAAGAAATAGCTGCGAAAAGGCTCTCAAAACATTCTACACAAGGACTCAATGAGTTGAAGAATGAGGTTACACATATTGCCAAACTTCAGCACAGGAATCTAGTGAAGCTTTTAGGATGCTGCATTCAAGAAGATGAAATGATGCTGATCTACGAGTTCATGCCTAACAAAAGCTTagacttctttatttttg atcaaagaaaaagcatGATGCTAGATTGGCCCAAGCGCTTTGACATTATTAATGGAATTGCTCGGGGGCTCCTCTATCTTCATCAGGATTCTAGACTGAGAGTAATTCATAGAGATCTGAAAGCCAGTAACGTTTTATTAGACAGTGGatttaacccaaaaatctcAGACTTTGGCCTGGCAAGGAGTTTTgcagaaaatgaaacaaatgcaAAAACCAAGAAAGTGGTTGGAACATA TGGTTATATGTCCCCAGAATATGCAATTGATGGGTTCTACTCGACAAAATCTGACGTCTATAGCTTTGGTGTGTTGGTGCTAGAGATAGTGAGTGGGAAGAGAAACAGAGGATTCACTCATCCAGGCCACAGCCTCAACCTTCTTGGACAT GCATGGATGCTATGCACAGAAGGCAGGTCCATTGAAGTGCTTGATACATCAGTAGGGGACTCCAGTGATCCACATGAAGTTTTGAGATCAATTCATGTAGGTCTTTTATGTGTGCAGCGTAACCCGGCAGATAGACCGAGCATGCCAGCTGCAGTTGTAATGTTGAGTGGTGAGGGGTCATTGCCTCAACCTCAAAAACCTGGTTTTTATAGTGAAAGGGATCTCAATGAACTCGAAGTCGATCCTTCATCTAAAGCATTTTCAGCTAATGAAATCACTTTTACACTAATGGAGGCTCGATAA